The Streptomyces sp. NL15-2K genome contains a region encoding:
- a CDS encoding cytochrome P450 — protein sequence MTDPALTRRVLVTDAVHFAKGGKIIDALRVFFGDGLATVADGDTHLRNRRLMQPMFNKAHIATRGTAMIEQVRAMISAWDEAEPRDVYADMNDITLAAFLVALFDTDLPAHLQGEFTALMPAIMKGTIRQTVLPPWVTRLPLPANRAHAERVARLRALIDQAIDHHTSRAPYPPSESADTPTEPVGCPHAAPAQEREGLFTTLLTAEDPLTRQQLQDEVITLLTGAIETTGTTLAWTLYEIAGNP from the coding sequence GTGACCGACCCCGCCCTGACCCGCCGAGTCCTCGTCACGGACGCCGTGCACTTCGCCAAGGGCGGCAAGATCATCGACGCGCTGCGGGTCTTCTTCGGCGACGGACTCGCCACCGTCGCCGACGGCGACACTCATCTGCGCAACCGCCGCCTGATGCAGCCGATGTTCAACAAGGCGCATATCGCCACCCGCGGCACCGCCATGATCGAGCAGGTCAGAGCGATGATCAGCGCATGGGACGAAGCCGAACCCCGTGACGTGTACGCCGACATGAACGACATCACGCTCGCCGCGTTCCTCGTCGCCCTGTTCGACACGGACCTCCCCGCGCACCTCCAGGGCGAGTTCACCGCCCTCATGCCCGCGATCATGAAGGGGACGATCCGTCAGACCGTCCTTCCCCCCTGGGTCACCCGTCTGCCCTTGCCCGCCAACCGCGCCCACGCGGAGCGCGTCGCCCGGTTGCGTGCCCTCATCGACCAGGCCATCGACCATCACACCAGCCGGGCACCGTATCCGCCCTCCGAATCCGCGGACACCCCGACCGAGCCTGTGGGCTGCCCGCACGCCGCACCGGCGCAGGAACGCGAGGGGCTGTTCACCACCCTGCTGACCGCCGAGGACCCGCTGACGCGGCAGCAGTTGCAGGACGAGGTCATCACGCTGCTGACCGGCGCGATCGAGACAACCGGCACCACGCTGGCCTGGACCCTGTACGAGATCGCCGGCAACCCCTAG
- a CDS encoding cytochrome P450: MPRRDARHVLSPHRPKAQVRPVRGLPAGTPRARTGRRSLTGKRCLLGHWIEQRLRDELASVCPDRPLRYADLDQLPYVRKVLQEAVRKYGPAWMVTRTATQDVDLGGHRIPEGADVVWSPYLHQHDADYFPQPGLFDPDRWTPERAPATRGSFLAFGDGRRKCIGENFAWSELHIILATVLQLWPRLELTSRPPRAKAVVTVKPDTMTMAFHRMPTPAADNTTTPARRPQPPAPDEPAAASG; encoded by the coding sequence TTGCCCCGTCGCGACGCCCGGCACGTACTCTCGCCGCACCGGCCGAAAGCCCAAGTACGTCCAGTACGAGGGCTTCCGGCCGGCACGCCGAGAGCACGCACCGGACGCCGCTCCTTAACGGGCAAACGTTGCCTGCTGGGGCACTGGATCGAACAACGCCTGCGCGACGAACTGGCCTCGGTCTGCCCGGATCGCCCCTTGCGCTACGCCGACCTGGACCAACTCCCGTACGTCCGCAAGGTGCTCCAGGAGGCCGTCCGCAAGTACGGACCGGCGTGGATGGTGACGAGGACCGCCACCCAGGACGTCGACCTGGGCGGCCACCGCATACCCGAAGGGGCCGACGTCGTCTGGAGCCCATACCTCCACCAGCACGACGCCGACTACTTCCCGCAGCCCGGGCTCTTCGACCCGGACCGCTGGACGCCCGAGCGCGCCCCGGCCACCCGCGGTTCCTTCCTGGCGTTCGGCGACGGACGCCGCAAGTGCATCGGCGAGAACTTCGCCTGGAGCGAGTTGCACATCATCCTGGCGACCGTCCTGCAACTCTGGCCCCGCCTCGAACTCACCTCCCGCCCTCCCCGCGCGAAAGCCGTCGTCACCGTCAAGCCCGACACCATGACCATGGCGTTCCACCGGATGCCCACACCGGCGGCGGACAACACCACCACACCAGCCCGCCGACCCCAACCGCCGGCACCGGACGAGCCGGCAGCGGCCTCGGGCTGA
- a CDS encoding ABC transporter substrate-binding protein — MQKIRTTRVLQCSATLVAAGLLLTACGSSGGSSSAAPAQNTSFKGRGPITYVAGKDTTGTVQTIINRWNKLHPKEKVTFIQLPTDADSQRQQMIQNAETKSDAYTVLATDVVWTSEFAAHQWIEPLPANQFPLRKMLQPVVETAKYRGNLYAVPASSNGGMLFYRSDLLKQAGITQPPSTWAEMTADCAKVEKLPEAKNMSCYAGQFQKYEGLTVNFAEAVNSAGGQITDANGKPDVDTPQAKKGLDFLVNSFKDKTIPKEAITYQEEDGRQAFQAKKLVFLNNWPYVYALAQKSEIAGKFAVAPLPGLNGPGTSSLGGSNLALSSFAKNKATALDFMKFFSSEQSASYFLKNASLAPPYADLYNDTALDKQYPYLPVLKQSITHAVPRPRVVQYGDVTSAIQQEVYAALTGKKSSAQALKDLQADLQKLTAQ; from the coding sequence GTGCAGAAGATCAGGACCACCAGAGTCCTTCAGTGTTCGGCAACGCTCGTCGCCGCCGGGCTGTTGCTCACCGCCTGCGGCTCGTCCGGCGGCAGCAGCTCCGCGGCGCCGGCCCAGAACACGTCCTTCAAGGGACGTGGGCCCATCACGTACGTGGCCGGCAAGGACACCACCGGCACCGTGCAGACGATCATCAACCGCTGGAACAAGCTGCACCCGAAGGAGAAGGTCACCTTCATCCAGCTGCCGACGGATGCCGACTCGCAGCGACAGCAGATGATCCAGAACGCGGAGACGAAGTCCGACGCCTACACGGTGCTCGCCACCGATGTCGTGTGGACGTCGGAGTTCGCCGCCCACCAGTGGATCGAGCCCCTGCCCGCGAACCAGTTCCCGCTGCGGAAGATGCTGCAGCCGGTGGTGGAGACGGCGAAGTACCGCGGCAATCTGTACGCGGTCCCGGCCAGTTCGAACGGCGGCATGCTGTTCTACCGCAGCGACCTGCTGAAGCAGGCCGGCATCACCCAGCCCCCCTCCACCTGGGCGGAGATGACGGCCGACTGCGCCAAGGTGGAGAAGCTGCCCGAGGCCAAGAACATGTCCTGCTACGCCGGGCAGTTCCAGAAGTACGAGGGCCTGACGGTGAACTTCGCCGAGGCCGTGAACTCCGCGGGCGGTCAGATCACCGACGCGAACGGCAAGCCGGACGTCGACACCCCGCAGGCGAAGAAGGGCCTGGACTTCCTCGTCAACTCCTTCAAGGACAAGACGATCCCGAAGGAGGCCATCACCTACCAGGAGGAGGACGGCCGTCAGGCGTTCCAGGCCAAAAAACTGGTATTCCTGAACAACTGGCCGTACGTGTACGCCCTGGCGCAGAAGAGCGAGATCGCGGGCAAGTTCGCGGTCGCACCGCTGCCCGGCCTGAACGGGCCCGGCACATCCAGCCTCGGCGGTTCCAACCTGGCCCTGTCGTCCTTCGCCAAGAACAAGGCGACGGCCCTGGACTTCATGAAGTTCTTCAGCAGCGAGCAGAGCGCGAGCTACTTCCTGAAGAACGCTTCCCTCGCCCCGCCGTACGCGGACCTCTACAACGACACGGCGCTGGACAAGCAGTATCCGTACCTGCCCGTCCTCAAGCAGTCCATCACGCATGCCGTGCCGCGCCCGCGGGTCGTGCAGTACGGCGATGTGACGTCGGCGATCCAGCAGGAGGTCTACGCCGCGCTGACCGGAAAGAAGAGCAGCGCCCAGGCGCTGAAGGATCTGCAGGCGGACCTGCAGAAGCTGACGGCGCAGTGA
- a CDS encoding sugar ABC transporter permease, with the protein MADTKVPPGTAAPDSGSAPGSRTGRPSSPPKAGRTRARATAGTGRLAALLVSPTLLVLTIVVIYPTIMALNESLYGPKGLDPKTGFISNTEPFVGLRNYTDIFTQAGDRFWNAFWNTTLFTVVTVSLETVIGVAMALIMAKAFRGRALVRAGILVPWAIPTAISGLLWRWIFNADGIANVLIGHQVLWTADGFQAKIAVIIAEVWKTSPFIGLLVLAGLQVIPKEVYEAARIDGAGALARFWRITLPLVKPALLVAVLFRCLDALRMFDLPYILIGAQKGSVETLSMLAQNEASNVRFGPASAYAVLLFLYVFLIALAFVRLLGADLVGEAGDAGGAKRRRAARGRRRALPAPRRAEVTA; encoded by the coding sequence ATGGCCGACACCAAGGTCCCGCCCGGAACCGCCGCACCCGACTCCGGCAGCGCGCCCGGCAGCCGTACCGGGCGGCCCTCCTCGCCGCCGAAGGCCGGCCGCACACGAGCCCGTGCGACCGCGGGCACGGGGCGGCTGGCCGCGCTGCTCGTCTCCCCTACGCTCCTGGTGCTGACGATCGTCGTGATCTATCCGACGATCATGGCGCTGAACGAGTCGCTGTACGGGCCGAAGGGGCTGGACCCGAAGACCGGTTTCATCAGCAACACCGAGCCGTTCGTCGGACTGAGGAACTACACCGACATCTTCACCCAGGCCGGGGACCGATTCTGGAACGCCTTCTGGAACACCACGCTCTTCACCGTCGTCACGGTGTCGCTGGAGACGGTGATCGGTGTGGCCATGGCACTGATCATGGCCAAGGCGTTCCGGGGCCGGGCCCTGGTGCGGGCCGGCATCCTCGTGCCCTGGGCGATTCCCACGGCCATCTCCGGCCTGCTGTGGCGGTGGATCTTCAACGCCGACGGAATCGCCAACGTCCTCATCGGACATCAGGTCCTGTGGACCGCCGACGGCTTCCAGGCCAAGATCGCGGTCATCATCGCCGAAGTGTGGAAGACCTCCCCCTTCATCGGGCTGCTGGTCCTGGCCGGCCTCCAGGTGATCCCGAAGGAGGTCTACGAGGCCGCCCGGATCGACGGGGCCGGTGCCCTGGCCCGGTTCTGGCGCATCACCCTGCCGCTGGTGAAGCCCGCGCTGCTGGTGGCGGTGCTGTTCCGGTGCCTGGACGCACTGCGGATGTTCGACCTGCCGTACATCCTCATCGGCGCGCAGAAAGGCTCGGTGGAAACCCTGTCGATGCTCGCGCAGAACGAAGCCTCCAACGTCCGCTTCGGACCGGCCTCCGCCTACGCGGTGCTCCTCTTCCTCTACGTCTTCCTCATCGCGCTCGCCTTCGTCCGGCTGCTGGGCGCCGATCTCGTCGGCGAAGCCGGCGATGCAGGCGGCGCCAAGCGCCGACGCGCGGCCCGGGGCAGGCGCCGAGCCCTTCCGGCGCCGCGCCGTGCGGAGGTGACGGCATGA
- a CDS encoding LacI family DNA-binding transcriptional regulator — translation MPPAQRHPTMTDVAERAGVSPSTVSRTLRGLPTVSPEVRARVEQAARELNFAVSRQAASLVTGRTGVVAVLVPTLTSWFMGSALSSLGPLLRAADMQLSVYVIPDLAERASFFEHLPARRNADALLVFSFDLTEEESARLDDLGMPVIYVSQHVEGRPSVYVDDVAGACEGTRYLLNLGHRRIAFITTVGASGFTFSSHERLLGYRQALTEAGIPPDDDLVVSAQAQDRRATLEAVGKLLSLREPPTALFAEQDELAVSVISTLLRTQIEVPGRMSVLGFDDQPMAEWADLSTVAQLPSTMGHVAGELALKLINDAAADHKRHIVLPTQVIPRATTAPPPAPQQEQTAGGERPYG, via the coding sequence ATGCCTCCAGCTCAGCGGCACCCCACGATGACTGATGTCGCCGAACGGGCCGGGGTCTCCCCGTCCACCGTCTCGCGCACCCTGCGCGGCCTGCCGACCGTCTCACCGGAGGTCCGTGCCCGGGTCGAACAGGCCGCCCGTGAACTGAACTTCGCGGTCTCGCGGCAGGCCGCGAGTCTGGTCACCGGCAGGACCGGGGTGGTGGCAGTGCTCGTGCCCACGCTCACCTCGTGGTTCATGGGCTCGGCGCTGTCCAGCCTGGGTCCGCTGCTGCGCGCGGCCGACATGCAGCTGTCCGTCTACGTCATCCCCGACCTGGCCGAGCGCGCCTCGTTCTTCGAGCATCTCCCCGCCCGCCGGAACGCCGACGCCCTGCTCGTGTTCTCCTTCGACCTCACCGAAGAGGAGAGCGCGCGCCTGGATGACCTCGGGATGCCGGTCATCTACGTCAGCCAGCACGTCGAGGGCCGCCCCAGCGTGTACGTCGACGACGTGGCCGGAGCCTGCGAGGGCACCCGGTATCTGCTGAACCTCGGGCACCGGCGGATCGCCTTCATCACGACGGTGGGCGCCAGCGGCTTCACCTTCAGCTCGCACGAGCGGCTGCTCGGCTACCGCCAGGCGCTCACCGAGGCGGGCATCCCCCCGGACGACGACCTGGTGGTGTCGGCCCAGGCTCAGGACAGGCGCGCCACACTGGAGGCGGTCGGGAAGCTGCTGAGCCTGCGGGAACCGCCCACCGCCCTCTTCGCCGAGCAGGACGAACTGGCCGTCTCCGTCATCTCTACCTTGCTCCGAACGCAGATCGAGGTACCCGGGCGGATGTCCGTCCTCGGCTTCGACGACCAGCCCATGGCCGAGTGGGCCGACCTGTCCACGGTGGCCCAACTGCCCTCGACCATGGGGCACGTGGCCGGCGAACTTGCCCTGAAGCTCATCAACGACGCGGCCGCGGACCACAAGCGGCACATCGTCCTGCCCACCCAGGTGATCCCCCGGGCCACGACCGCTCCGCCGCCGGCCCCTCAGCAGGAGCAAACCGCCGGCGGCGAACGGCCGTACGGGTGA
- a CDS encoding carbohydrate ABC transporter permease has protein sequence MTLTAKWRQWLPYVGVAAVVAYCLAPFYWMLVSSLRRSTDIFSTSLFPHPLSFENYRAVFSPSQGFSRALLNSLIVAGVTTALSLLLATFTAYAMARLEFRFKRLILTLIIATSMFPVVSIVVPLLKLFTNIGWINTYQSMIVPSMSFTLPLAVWNLTTFFRQMPEELEHAAMVDGCTRGQAFRKIIIPLAAPGIFTTAIIVFIAAWNEFLIALSMTNKPGMQTATVAISKFSGATSYQTPYGSQMAAGVLVTVPLVIMVLVFQRRIVAGLTSGAAK, from the coding sequence ATGACCCTCACGGCCAAGTGGCGTCAGTGGCTGCCCTACGTGGGTGTCGCCGCCGTGGTGGCCTACTGCCTGGCCCCCTTCTACTGGATGCTGGTCTCCAGTCTGCGGCGCAGCACCGACATCTTCAGCACCTCGCTGTTTCCCCATCCGCTGTCGTTCGAGAACTACCGTGCGGTGTTCAGCCCGTCCCAGGGGTTCTCGCGCGCGCTGCTCAACAGCCTGATCGTCGCCGGCGTCACCACCGCGCTGTCGCTGCTGCTGGCCACGTTCACGGCATACGCGATGGCCCGGCTGGAGTTCCGGTTCAAGCGACTGATCCTCACGTTGATCATCGCCACCTCGATGTTCCCGGTGGTGTCGATCGTGGTGCCGCTGCTGAAGCTGTTCACGAACATCGGCTGGATCAACACCTATCAGTCCATGATCGTGCCCAGCATGTCCTTCACGCTGCCGCTGGCGGTGTGGAACCTGACCACGTTCTTCCGGCAGATGCCGGAAGAGTTGGAGCACGCAGCCATGGTCGACGGCTGCACCCGCGGCCAGGCGTTCCGCAAGATCATCATCCCGCTCGCCGCCCCGGGCATCTTCACCACCGCGATCATCGTCTTCATCGCCGCCTGGAACGAGTTCCTCATCGCCCTGTCGATGACCAACAAGCCCGGCATGCAGACCGCGACGGTCGCCATTTCGAAGTTCAGCGGCGCCACGTCGTACCAGACCCCGTACGGCAGCCAGATGGCGGCGGGCGTCCTGGTCACCGTCCCCCTGGTGATCATGGTGCTCGTCTTCCAGCGCCGCATCGTCGCCGGACTCACCTCGGGCGCGGCCAAGTAG
- a CDS encoding NADP-dependent oxidoreductase has translation MNETALTVHQTARPHGFPTAEHFAFVESKLPEPAPGSALVENLYWSVDPYHREMMDDVPGGFVLGAPLEGRTIGRVIASRTPRLSEGEIVFHRQGWRTHAVVTPEEIRQLPRFDGVPLTAYLSLLGGTGLTAYVGLTRIARLQEGEDLFVSAAAGGVGTATGRFAGLLGAGRLVGSAGSAAKADHLTREVGYDAVFDYHDGPAADLLAKVAPDGIDVFVDNVGGEQLAAAVGALREFGRIVRIGTISQYNTLDAPPPRFNQADIVEKSIRMEGFLVRNYRDVQEELYEFAVPHLQSGRLRLDETVVDGFEYIVDAFLGMLRGENTGKIIVRDRTQAPSAN, from the coding sequence ATGAACGAGACCGCGCTCACCGTGCATCAGACCGCCCGCCCCCACGGCTTTCCCACCGCCGAGCACTTCGCCTTCGTCGAGTCCAAGCTTCCCGAACCCGCGCCCGGCAGCGCGCTGGTGGAAAACCTCTACTGGTCCGTCGACCCCTATCACCGCGAGATGATGGACGACGTGCCCGGCGGCTTCGTGCTCGGCGCACCGCTGGAGGGCCGCACCATCGGGCGGGTCATCGCCTCGCGCACGCCTCGCCTGTCCGAGGGTGAGATCGTCTTCCACCGGCAGGGCTGGCGCACGCACGCGGTGGTCACTCCCGAGGAGATCCGGCAGTTGCCCCGCTTCGACGGGGTGCCCCTGACCGCGTACCTGAGCCTCCTCGGCGGCACCGGCCTGACCGCCTACGTGGGCTTGACCCGGATCGCCCGGCTCCAGGAGGGCGAGGACCTGTTCGTGTCGGCCGCCGCGGGTGGGGTCGGCACGGCGACCGGGCGATTCGCCGGACTGCTCGGGGCCGGGCGGCTCGTGGGCAGCGCGGGCTCGGCAGCGAAGGCCGACCACCTCACGCGGGAAGTGGGCTATGACGCCGTCTTCGACTACCACGACGGGCCCGCAGCCGATCTGCTCGCCAAGGTCGCGCCGGACGGCATCGACGTGTTCGTCGACAATGTCGGCGGTGAGCAACTGGCCGCGGCGGTGGGAGCATTGCGCGAGTTCGGGCGCATCGTCCGCATCGGCACGATCAGCCAGTACAACACCCTCGACGCGCCACCGCCGCGCTTCAACCAGGCGGACATCGTGGAGAAGAGCATCCGCATGGAGGGCTTCCTGGTCCGCAACTACCGTGATGTGCAGGAGGAGTTGTACGAGTTCGCGGTACCGCATCTGCAGAGCGGCCGGCTCAGGCTGGACGAGACGGTGGTCGACGGGTTCGAGTACATCGTGGACGCGTTCCTGGGAATGCTGCGCGGTGAGAACACCGGCAAGATCATCGTGCGGGACCGCACGCAGGCCCCGTCCGCGAACTGA
- a CDS encoding MFS transporter, translating to MGPVTGLVADAVTFPVSAVCLKRIGVVEPNRLSDEEPAPLRRQIIEGLRFVGRDRYLRAMVTWGAVINMALMGYQAVQVVFLVRTVGLNPAMVGLLLTSGSVGGIVGALVATRVSRRFGTARGLLLLQVATAPFALLLPMTTAGPGLLLFAMGAFLVGVGIFVANVVVGSFRQTYCPPHMLGRVVATAMMINHSTIPEGCRRRARRPGCR from the coding sequence TTGGGCCCGGTCACCGGGCTCGTGGCCGACGCGGTGACGTTCCCGGTCTCAGCGGTCTGTCTGAAGCGGATCGGGGTGGTCGAGCCGAACCGCCTTTCCGACGAGGAACCAGCGCCCCTGCGACGCCAGATCATCGAAGGGCTCCGCTTCGTGGGCCGGGACCGGTACCTGCGGGCGATGGTCACGTGGGGTGCCGTCATCAACATGGCGTTGATGGGCTACCAGGCGGTGCAGGTCGTGTTCCTGGTGCGCACCGTCGGGTTGAACCCGGCCATGGTGGGGCTGCTGCTGACCAGCGGCAGCGTCGGCGGCATCGTGGGCGCGCTGGTGGCCACCAGGGTCAGCCGGCGGTTCGGCACCGCGCGCGGGCTGCTTCTCCTGCAGGTCGCCACCGCGCCGTTCGCGCTGCTCCTACCGATGACCACGGCGGGGCCGGGGCTGCTGCTGTTCGCGATGGGCGCCTTCCTCGTCGGGGTCGGCATCTTCGTGGCCAACGTCGTGGTCGGAAGCTTCCGGCAGACCTACTGCCCGCCGCACATGCTCGGCCGGGTCGTGGCCACGGCCATGATGATCAACCACAGCACCATCCCGGAGGGATGCAGGCGCCGAGCGCGACGACCGGGATGTCGTTGA
- a CDS encoding D-glycerate dehydrogenase, producing the protein MSGPPARRPRVAVSRTALPGGGVERLATRFDVTAWTGTRPPAPAELAGLVQGCEGLLVLGSDRVDAALLDAAGPDLRVVALASMGYDAVDVAAAAERGVVVTHTPDVLADTTADVAMALILMARRRLPAAMDALRRGEWGAFRMDAFLGLDVHGATLGLIGYGQIARAVARRAAGFGMRVQHHHPRRREDDELSRWVPFDELLRTSDVVSVHTPLTEETKGMIGTAELALMKPTATLVNTGRGGVVDEEALLTALRRGELHSAGLDVMTDEPRTDPSDPLLAEPHLVVLPHVGSATEATRAAMVDLAARNVEAVLHGHPAPTPLPGTPSLPRRM; encoded by the coding sequence ATGTCCGGCCCACCCGCCCGCCGCCCCCGCGTCGCGGTCAGCCGTACCGCCCTGCCGGGAGGCGGCGTCGAGCGCCTCGCCACCCGCTTCGACGTCACCGCCTGGACGGGCACGCGGCCACCGGCACCCGCCGAGCTGGCCGGGCTCGTCCAGGGCTGTGAGGGACTGCTCGTCCTCGGCAGCGACCGCGTCGACGCCGCGCTGCTCGACGCGGCAGGACCGGATCTGCGGGTCGTGGCCCTCGCGTCGATGGGCTACGACGCCGTCGACGTGGCGGCCGCCGCGGAGCGCGGCGTCGTCGTCACCCACACGCCCGACGTGCTGGCGGACACCACCGCCGACGTGGCGATGGCGCTGATCCTGATGGCCCGGCGCCGCCTGCCCGCCGCCATGGACGCGCTGCGCCGCGGGGAGTGGGGCGCCTTCCGCATGGACGCCTTCCTCGGCCTCGACGTACACGGCGCCACCCTCGGGCTGATCGGCTACGGCCAGATCGCCCGCGCCGTTGCCCGCAGAGCTGCCGGATTCGGCATGCGGGTACAGCACCACCACCCCCGGCGCAGGGAGGACGACGAGCTGTCCCGCTGGGTGCCGTTCGACGAACTGCTGCGGACCAGCGACGTGGTGTCCGTGCACACACCTTTGACGGAGGAGACCAAGGGCATGATCGGCACGGCCGAACTGGCCCTGATGAAACCGACCGCGACCCTGGTCAACACCGGCCGCGGAGGGGTCGTCGACGAGGAGGCCCTCCTGACGGCACTACGCCGCGGGGAGCTCCACTCGGCAGGGCTGGACGTCATGACCGACGAGCCGCGTACGGACCCGTCCGACCCCCTGCTCGCCGAACCGCACCTGGTGGTGCTGCCGCACGTGGGCTCGGCAACCGAGGCGACCCGCGCGGCCATGGTGGACCTCGCCGCCCGCAACGTAGAGGCAGTTCTGCACGGCCACCCGGCGCCCACGCCTCTCCCGGGCACCCCGAGCCTGCCCAGGCGGATGTAA
- a CDS encoding glycoside hydrolase family 13 protein: MPSTAPWWRSAVIYQVYIRSFADGDGDGVGDIAGIRSRLPYLKSLGVDALWINPWYKSPMADHGYDVADFREIDPLFGSLAEAEQLIEEAHRHGIRVIPDIVPNHTSDQHAWFRAALAAGPGSPERERYVFRPGRGPGGGEPPNDWVSCFGGPAWTRLPDGQWYLHLFAPQQPDLNWEHPEVRAEFESILRFWFGRGVDGFRIDVAHGLVKDPELPDLPPREEPAGVLGPLSRRDEADAANRIRRHLDHPHWDRDEVHDIYRAWRKVADEFPGDRSFVAEAWADTPERLAAYVRRDGLHTAFNFDFLMASWDAKDLRSVIDDSLAMLGAVGAPATWVLSNHDVMRHPSRYGRKTVKRWVANEPYRPEGPPDLELGRRRARAAALLMLALPGGAYIYQGEELGLPEVEDLPEAVLQDPIWERSGHTDRGRDGCRVPLPWSGRSEPYGFSPAGAAAAPWLPQPANWGEFSVQAQTGDETSMLELYRAALRLRRELPALGDGTLTWLEAPDGVLAFRRAPGFACVVNLSAEAHPLPGHTSLLLSSGPVEGGVLAPDHAAWLAL, translated from the coding sequence ATGCCCAGCACCGCACCGTGGTGGCGAAGCGCCGTCATCTACCAGGTCTACATCCGCAGTTTCGCCGACGGGGACGGTGACGGCGTCGGCGACATCGCCGGCATCCGCTCCCGTCTGCCGTATCTCAAGTCGCTCGGCGTCGACGCCCTCTGGATCAACCCGTGGTACAAGTCGCCGATGGCGGACCACGGTTACGACGTGGCGGACTTCCGTGAGATCGACCCGCTGTTCGGCAGCCTGGCGGAGGCGGAACAGCTCATCGAGGAGGCGCACCGGCACGGGATCCGCGTCATCCCCGACATCGTGCCCAACCACACCTCCGACCAGCACGCGTGGTTTCGGGCGGCGCTGGCGGCCGGACCGGGCAGCCCGGAGCGGGAACGCTACGTCTTCCGCCCCGGCCGTGGACCGGGCGGCGGCGAACCGCCCAACGACTGGGTCTCCTGCTTCGGCGGTCCGGCCTGGACGCGGCTGCCCGACGGGCAGTGGTATCTGCATCTGTTCGCCCCTCAGCAGCCGGACCTCAACTGGGAACACCCCGAGGTGCGGGCGGAGTTCGAGTCGATCCTGCGGTTCTGGTTCGGCCGGGGCGTGGACGGGTTCCGCATCGACGTCGCCCATGGCCTCGTCAAGGACCCCGAGTTGCCCGACCTGCCGCCCCGTGAGGAGCCGGCGGGGGTGCTGGGGCCGCTCTCCCGCCGGGACGAGGCGGACGCCGCGAACCGGATACGGCGGCATCTCGACCACCCGCACTGGGACCGCGACGAAGTGCACGACATCTACCGCGCGTGGCGCAAGGTGGCCGACGAGTTCCCCGGCGACCGGTCCTTCGTGGCCGAGGCCTGGGCGGACACCCCCGAGCGGCTCGCCGCCTACGTCCGCCGGGACGGGCTGCACACAGCGTTCAACTTCGATTTCCTGATGGCGAGTTGGGACGCGAAGGACCTGCGTTCGGTCATCGACGACTCGCTCGCGATGCTCGGTGCGGTGGGGGCGCCGGCCACCTGGGTGCTCTCCAACCACGACGTCATGCGCCACCCCAGCCGCTACGGCCGCAAAACCGTCAAGCGGTGGGTGGCCAACGAGCCGTACCGGCCCGAAGGTCCACCGGATCTGGAACTGGGCCGGCGACGCGCCCGTGCGGCCGCCCTGCTGATGCTCGCCCTGCCCGGCGGCGCCTACATCTACCAGGGCGAGGAGCTCGGCCTGCCGGAGGTCGAGGACCTGCCCGAGGCCGTGCTCCAGGACCCGATCTGGGAACGGTCCGGGCACACCGACCGCGGACGCGACGGCTGCCGGGTGCCGCTCCCCTGGTCCGGGCGGAGCGAGCCGTACGGCTTCAGCCCGGCGGGTGCCGCCGCGGCGCCCTGGCTGCCGCAACCGGCGAACTGGGGCGAGTTCAGCGTTCAGGCACAGACCGGTGACGAGACATCGATGCTGGAGCTGTACCGCGCCGCCCTGCGGCTGCGCCGTGAGCTCCCCGCGCTCGGCGATGGCACCCTGACCTGGCTGGAAGCCCCTGACGGGGTCCTCGCCTTCCGTCGCGCACCGGGCTTCGCCTGCGTCGTCAACCTCTCGGCCGAGGCGCACCCTCTGCCCGGGCACACCTCCCTCCTGCTCTCCAGCGGCCCCGTGGAAGGCGGTGTACTGGCACCGGACCACGCGGCCTGGCTCGCGCTGTAG